One window of Chryseobacterium sp. JJR-5R genomic DNA carries:
- a CDS encoding HD domain-containing protein, whose product MKIQKEIDFILAVDALKNVQRRNYNADDSRRENTAEHSWQIIILAQILFPYARNRADIDLLRVIRMLSIHDLVEIEAGDTFLFDEAAMTGKFEREQIAARQIFGILDEPLRSEFFDLWLEFEEEQTPDAIFACAIDRIMPFILNSHTSGKSWTEAGVTEKQIRHMLENAISRASDELGEAFQLLLLKNLETEKVLK is encoded by the coding sequence ATGAAAATACAGAAAGAAATTGATTTTATCCTGGCCGTAGATGCCCTGAAAAACGTACAGCGCAGAAACTACAATGCAGATGACAGCAGAAGAGAAAACACGGCAGAACACTCCTGGCAGATTATTATCCTGGCCCAGATTCTTTTTCCCTACGCCAGAAACAGAGCTGATATTGACCTGCTGCGGGTGATCAGGATGCTTTCCATCCATGACCTTGTTGAAATAGAAGCCGGAGACACTTTTTTATTTGATGAAGCAGCCATGACCGGGAAATTTGAAAGGGAACAGATTGCTGCCCGGCAAATCTTCGGTATCCTGGATGAACCCCTGCGCTCAGAGTTTTTTGACCTCTGGCTGGAATTTGAAGAAGAGCAGACGCCTGACGCCATTTTCGCCTGCGCCATTGACCGCATCATGCCGTTTATCCTGAATTCCCATACCTCCGGAAAAAGCTGGACCGAAGCCGGCGTTACCGAAAAACAGATCCGCCATATGCTGGAGAATGCGATCAGCAGGGCTTCTGATGAACTGGGGGAGGCTTTTCAGCTGCTGCTGCTTAAAAACCTGGAAACGGAAAAGGTTTTGAAATAA
- a CDS encoding PadR family transcriptional regulator: MNTENTKAQMRKGILEFCILSLINHREMYVSDLIDALKKGKLDVVEGTLYPLLTRLKNGEFLSYRWEESTGGPPRKYYQITEKGKLFLDELQNTWNELTASVNQITQKN, encoded by the coding sequence ATGAATACTGAAAATACCAAAGCGCAAATGCGAAAAGGGATTCTGGAATTCTGTATTTTAAGTCTCATCAATCACCGTGAAATGTATGTTTCTGACCTGATTGATGCACTGAAAAAGGGAAAACTGGATGTAGTGGAAGGAACCCTCTATCCTCTTTTAACAAGATTAAAAAACGGTGAATTCCTTTCTTACCGATGGGAAGAATCCACCGGAGGCCCGCCAAGAAAATACTATCAGATCACAGAAAAAGGAAAACTGTTTCTGGATGAACTGCAGAATACCTGGAATGAACTGACTGCTTCAGTCAACCAAATCACTCAAAAAAATTAA
- a CDS encoding cytochrome P450 codes for MEPKFNYPAEIKGRRKLYSLVNGVSNPLDTISGNHRIAGDSYRIRANFTDKNFIFSQDKEFVEYILKQNHKNYYKSEIQSVTLGKYIGNGLLTNNGKDWLKQRRLIQPGFSKTKIASLVSIMEDEIDTAFQPFGTGQETDLYEFFHSLAFSIVAKTLFSSDIDKNTVKELGKIITEIQEVFAKEVRLPFYTNILKFFGVIDRNIGKSKRAKAILQNILDKRRSSGEEKNDLLDMLINARYEDTQLPMSDEQLVDEMLILFIAGHETTANALSFIFFEISRHPEAEEKLRKEITDEGNTLFSPESLMKKSYTSNIIKEAMRLHAPAWAIDRQALEDDSFKEYSWPKGTFIILYISGLHRNPKYWEQPDSFIPERFDNENARNFAYYPFGAGPRLCIGEHFAVMEMALIIRKFYQQFSFISSHPEIEKKALVTLRPVSVKGKIIKNPV; via the coding sequence ATGGAGCCAAAGTTCAATTATCCCGCAGAAATTAAAGGAAGAAGAAAGCTGTATTCTTTAGTGAACGGCGTAAGCAATCCGCTGGATACCATAAGCGGAAACCACCGCATTGCAGGGGACAGCTACCGCATCAGGGCCAATTTTACAGACAAAAACTTTATCTTTTCTCAGGACAAGGAATTTGTGGAATATATTTTAAAGCAGAATCATAAAAACTATTATAAATCCGAGATACAGTCTGTTACACTCGGTAAATACATCGGGAATGGTTTGCTGACCAATAACGGGAAAGACTGGCTTAAGCAGAGAAGACTGATCCAGCCGGGTTTCAGCAAGACAAAAATCGCCAGTCTCGTTTCGATTATGGAAGATGAAATTGATACGGCTTTTCAGCCGTTCGGTACCGGACAGGAAACGGACCTGTATGAATTTTTCCATTCGCTGGCCTTCAGTATTGTTGCCAAAACCCTTTTCAGTTCAGATATTGATAAAAATACGGTAAAGGAATTAGGGAAAATCATTACGGAAATCCAGGAAGTTTTTGCCAAGGAAGTCCGCCTGCCTTTTTACACCAATATTTTAAAGTTTTTCGGAGTGATAGACCGCAATATCGGGAAAAGCAAAAGAGCAAAAGCAATCCTCCAGAATATCCTTGATAAGCGCAGAAGTTCCGGAGAAGAAAAAAACGACCTCCTGGATATGCTGATCAACGCCCGGTATGAAGATACCCAGCTTCCTATGTCTGATGAACAGCTGGTGGATGAAATGCTGATCCTTTTTATTGCAGGCCATGAGACAACAGCCAATGCATTAAGCTTTATCTTTTTTGAGATCAGCCGGCATCCGGAAGCTGAAGAAAAACTCAGAAAAGAAATTACGGATGAAGGGAACACTCTTTTTTCACCGGAAAGCTTAATGAAAAAATCATATACCTCCAATATCATCAAAGAAGCCATGAGGCTTCATGCTCCGGCCTGGGCCATTGATCGGCAGGCACTGGAGGACGACAGCTTTAAAGAATATTCCTGGCCGAAAGGCACTTTCATTATCCTGTATATCAGCGGGCTCCACAGGAACCCTAAATACTGGGAACAGCCGGATTCATTCATCCCTGAACGTTTTGATAATGAGAACGCCAGAAATTTCGCCTACTACCCTTTCGGCGCCGGTCCAAGGCTTTGTATCGGGGAACATTTTGCTGTGATGGAAATGGCACTGATCATCCGCAAATTTTATCAGCAGTTTAGTTTTATTTCTTCCCATCCTGAGATAGAGAAGAAAGCATTAGTTACGTTAAGACCGGTCAGCGTTAAAGGTAAAATTATTAAAAATCCGGTCTGA